One genomic window of Halogeometricum sp. S3BR5-2 includes the following:
- a CDS encoding alpha/beta fold hydrolase — protein sequence MPSRASASAVDGGVTPDVLQLRAESTLLDVGDVDLHVVTAGPEDGEPVVLLHGFPEFWYGWHEYVEPLAAEGYRVVVPDQRGYHLSEKPEAVSAYRPDELAGDVLGLLDALDLSRAHLVGHDWGAFVAWWVSLHHPERVRTLSAANVPHPTAFRRALRNDWEQRFKSWYVLFFQLPRLPEALASVGGYRGVCDLMRRTSQPGTFSAADFDCYRAAWSQPGAYRSMLNWYRAIARTNPRPRTERVEVPTLVLWGAKDAFLTRSLALQSVEYCERSHLVVLDDATHWIQHEEPVRVRRELTDHFESNPE from the coding sequence ATGCCATCGAGAGCCTCCGCTTCCGCCGTCGACGGCGGCGTCACGCCGGATGTGTTACAGCTACGAGCCGAGTCGACGCTCCTCGACGTCGGCGACGTTGATCTGCACGTCGTCACCGCCGGCCCGGAGGACGGCGAACCCGTCGTGCTCCTCCACGGCTTCCCGGAGTTCTGGTACGGCTGGCACGAGTACGTCGAACCGCTCGCCGCCGAGGGCTACCGCGTCGTCGTCCCCGACCAGCGCGGCTACCACCTGAGCGAGAAACCCGAGGCCGTCTCCGCCTACCGTCCGGACGAACTGGCGGGCGACGTGCTCGGACTCCTCGACGCCCTCGACCTCTCGCGGGCCCACCTCGTCGGCCACGACTGGGGCGCGTTCGTCGCGTGGTGGGTGAGCCTCCACCACCCCGAGCGCGTCCGGACGCTCTCGGCGGCGAACGTCCCCCACCCGACGGCGTTCCGGCGGGCGCTCCGAAACGACTGGGAGCAGCGGTTCAAGAGCTGGTACGTCCTGTTCTTCCAGCTTCCGCGGCTCCCAGAGGCGCTGGCGAGCGTCGGCGGCTACCGCGGCGTCTGCGACCTGATGCGCCGGACCAGCCAGCCGGGGACGTTCAGCGCCGCCGACTTCGACTGCTACCGCGCGGCGTGGTCGCAACCGGGCGCGTACCGGTCGATGCTCAACTGGTACCGCGCCATCGCCCGGACAAACCCCCGCCCGCGGACCGAACGCGTCGAGGTGCCGACGCTCGTGCTCTGGGGGGCGAAGGACGCCTTCCTCACCCGCTCGCTCGCCCTGCAGAGCGTCGAGTACTGCGAGCGGAGCCACCTCGTCGTCCTCGACGACGCGACCCACTGGATACAACACGAAGAGCCCGTCCGCGTCCGGCGGGAACTCACCGACCACTTCGAGTCGAACCCGGAGTGA
- a CDS encoding alpha/beta hydrolase: protein MERHAPEMDPQVRDAVETFEREGLPPWHSLSVESARTVEDEAFAATDPPAVERVREFSIPGPRGPIPVRTYHPAPEETRGVLVFYHGGGWTLGTLDSADGICRRLADRSGRLVVSVDYRLAPEHPFPEPLDDAVAAYEWVRGRAGSLGGDAENVVVGGTSAGGNLAAVVSLRAAVGEGGDEDGDDDVESVPTPSGQLLLYPILAQTFDADSYEENADGPLLSRADMAWFRDHYLRSDVDRYNPFAAPRLADEELLAATPPACVVTGGFDPLRDEGTDYAARLREAGVGVVHQHYPAMVHGFLSLAAEVEAADEALDRVAGRLAEF from the coding sequence ATGGAGCGCCACGCCCCCGAGATGGACCCGCAAGTCCGAGACGCCGTGGAGACGTTCGAGCGCGAGGGACTGCCGCCGTGGCACTCGCTGTCGGTCGAGAGCGCCCGGACCGTCGAGGACGAGGCGTTCGCGGCGACGGACCCGCCGGCGGTCGAGCGGGTCCGGGAGTTCTCGATTCCGGGGCCGCGCGGGCCGATTCCGGTGCGGACGTACCACCCCGCACCGGAAGAGACCCGCGGCGTCCTCGTCTTCTACCACGGCGGCGGGTGGACGCTCGGAACGCTCGACTCCGCGGACGGCATCTGCCGGCGCCTCGCTGACCGGTCGGGCCGCCTCGTCGTCAGCGTCGACTACCGACTCGCGCCCGAACATCCGTTCCCGGAACCGTTGGACGACGCCGTCGCCGCCTACGAGTGGGTCCGCGGGCGCGCCGGGTCGCTCGGCGGAGACGCGGAGAACGTCGTCGTCGGGGGGACGAGCGCCGGCGGCAACCTCGCGGCCGTCGTCTCTCTCCGCGCCGCCGTCGGCGAGGGCGGGGACGAAGACGGCGACGACGACGTCGAGAGCGTCCCGACGCCGAGCGGTCAACTCCTCCTCTATCCGATCCTCGCGCAGACGTTCGACGCCGACTCCTACGAGGAGAACGCCGACGGACCGCTGCTCTCGCGCGCCGACATGGCGTGGTTCCGCGACCACTACCTTCGGAGCGACGTGGACAGGTACAACCCGTTCGCCGCGCCGCGACTGGCCGACGAGGAACTCCTCGCGGCGACGCCGCCCGCGTGCGTCGTGACGGGCGGGTTCGACCCCCTTCGGGACGAGGGGACCGACTACGCCGCGCGGCTCCGCGAGGCGGGGGTGGGCGTCGTCCACCAGCACTACCCCGCGATGGTCCACGGCTTCCTCAGCCTCGCGGCGGAGGTCGAGGCCGCGGACGAGGCGCTCGACCGGGTCGCGGGACGGCTCGCCGAGTTCTAG
- a CDS encoding NUDIX hydrolase: MSTDEGANSAADAAEEGELHKNAAQDVIAVDADDNEQGLVNRLDAHTGDGTRHRAFTCLVFDGEGRLLLAQRAPTKRLWDTSWDGTVASHPVEGQSQVDATAQRLEEELGITPDQYGDLRVTDKFEYKRYYENAGLEWEVCAVLKVTLDDTTLDPDEEEIAGLLWVDYEHLHEHPQWYRQLRLCPWFEIAMRRDFEDESADEPSQPLN, encoded by the coding sequence ATGAGTACGGACGAGGGGGCCAATTCCGCCGCGGACGCCGCGGAGGAGGGCGAACTCCACAAGAACGCCGCACAGGACGTCATCGCCGTCGACGCCGACGACAACGAGCAGGGACTCGTCAACCGCCTCGACGCCCACACCGGGGACGGGACGCGACACCGCGCGTTCACCTGCCTCGTCTTCGACGGCGAGGGCCGCCTGCTCCTCGCACAGCGCGCGCCGACCAAGCGCCTGTGGGACACCTCCTGGGACGGCACCGTCGCCTCCCACCCCGTGGAGGGGCAGAGTCAGGTCGACGCGACGGCGCAGCGACTCGAAGAGGAACTGGGCATCACCCCCGACCAGTACGGCGACCTGCGCGTGACGGACAAGTTCGAGTACAAACGCTACTACGAGAACGCCGGACTGGAGTGGGAGGTCTGTGCGGTCCTCAAGGTGACGCTGGACGACACGACGCTGGACCCCGACGAGGAGGAGATAGCGGGCCTGCTGTGGGTGGACTACGAACACCTCCACGAGCACCCCCAGTGGTACCGACAGCTTCGTCTGTGCCCGTGGTTCGAGATAGCGATGCGCCGTGACTTCGAGGACGAATCCGCCGACGAACCGAGTCAGCCTCTCAACTGA
- the kynU gene encoding kynureninase, whose amino-acid sequence MDDSRDADDADGGNAAADGPPTRADARELDRGDPLADLRERFFVPEGEAYMDGNSLGLCSADAVAALDRAVEQWKTLAVRGWTDADPEWFSYGERLGDRLAPLVGADGEEVVVGNSTTVNIHALVGTFYDPDRGEKIVVNGLDFPTDHYAIRAQLRRAGKDPDDCLRVVESRDGRTIEEDDIVAAVDDDVGMVFMPSVLYRSGQLLDIERITEAAHDAGALAGFDLAHSVGVVPHSLSEHGADFAVWCHYKYLNAGPGALAGLYVDERHFGVTPTLAGWWGHEKETQFEMRRTYTPADAAGAFQIGTPPILSAAPLDGALDVTEDAGIDALREKSLALTDFFISLVDDRLPDCEVGTPREASRRGGHVAVEHPEAYRVTEALKDRGVVVDFRPPNVVRVCPSPYYVGFEDVYEVVDRFAAVLADEGYERYEARGGGVT is encoded by the coding sequence ATGGACGACTCACGCGACGCCGACGACGCGGACGGGGGGAACGCCGCGGCCGACGGCCCGCCGACGCGCGCCGACGCCCGCGAACTCGACCGGGGCGACCCCCTCGCGGACCTCCGGGAGCGTTTCTTCGTTCCCGAGGGCGAGGCGTACATGGACGGCAACTCGCTCGGCCTCTGCTCCGCGGACGCGGTGGCGGCGCTCGACCGAGCGGTCGAGCAGTGGAAGACGCTCGCCGTCCGCGGATGGACGGACGCCGACCCCGAGTGGTTCTCCTACGGCGAGCGACTGGGCGACCGACTCGCCCCCCTCGTCGGCGCGGACGGCGAGGAAGTCGTCGTCGGTAACTCCACGACGGTGAACATCCACGCCCTCGTCGGGACGTTCTACGACCCCGACCGCGGGGAGAAAATCGTCGTGAACGGCCTCGATTTTCCCACGGACCACTACGCGATTCGCGCGCAACTCCGACGGGCGGGGAAGGACCCCGACGACTGTCTCCGAGTGGTCGAGAGCCGAGACGGGCGGACCATCGAGGAGGACGATATCGTCGCCGCCGTCGACGACGACGTGGGGATGGTGTTCATGCCCTCCGTTCTCTACCGCAGCGGACAACTGCTCGATATCGAGCGCATCACCGAAGCGGCTCACGACGCGGGCGCTCTCGCGGGGTTCGACCTCGCGCACTCCGTCGGCGTCGTGCCGCACTCGCTGTCGGAGCACGGGGCGGACTTCGCCGTCTGGTGTCACTACAAGTACCTCAACGCCGGTCCGGGGGCGCTCGCCGGCCTGTACGTCGACGAGCGCCACTTCGGCGTCACGCCGACCCTCGCGGGGTGGTGGGGCCACGAGAAGGAGACGCAGTTCGAGATGCGACGCACGTACACGCCCGCCGACGCCGCGGGCGCGTTCCAGATAGGCACGCCGCCGATTCTCTCGGCCGCGCCCCTCGACGGCGCCCTCGACGTGACCGAAGACGCCGGCATCGACGCCCTCCGCGAGAAGTCGCTGGCGCTCACCGATTTCTTTATCTCGCTCGTGGACGACCGACTCCCGGACTGCGAGGTGGGGACGCCGCGCGAGGCGTCGCGCCGCGGGGGCCACGTCGCCGTCGAGCATCCGGAGGCCTATCGAGTCACGGAGGCGCTGAAAGACCGCGGCGTCGTCGTCGACTTCCGGCCGCCGAACGTCGTCAGAGTGTGCCCGTCGCCGTACTACGTCGGCTTCGAGGACGTCTACGAGGTGGTCGACCGATTCGCGGCGGTTCTGGCAGATGAAGGGTACGAGCGGTACGAGGCGCGCGGCGGCGGGGTGACCTGA
- a CDS encoding SDR family NAD(P)-dependent oxidoreductase — MTEDVPEPDVYDSLEGQVALVTGANRGIGREIAERLHDLGATVFAATRSITHEIPDEWTHLLVDVTQEGDISQAADDVFSAAGRLDIVVNNAGVSGGDGDIVAESTEDIDRTLSTNLRGPMLVCKHTVPLLLQDEGGRVVNVSSGMGALNEEQSGGSPAYRVSKSGLNGLTRYLDGEYGDEGLIVNSVCPGWVRTDMGGEEADRSVERGAETPVWLSRFEAGSPSGHFWRDKEVIDW, encoded by the coding sequence ATGACCGAGGACGTTCCGGAACCCGACGTGTACGACTCCCTGGAGGGACAGGTCGCCCTCGTGACGGGCGCGAACCGCGGTATCGGCCGCGAGATAGCAGAGCGGTTGCACGACCTGGGCGCGACGGTGTTCGCCGCGACGCGGAGCATCACCCACGAGATTCCCGACGAGTGGACGCACCTCCTCGTCGACGTGACGCAGGAGGGCGATATCTCGCAGGCCGCGGACGACGTCTTCTCCGCCGCGGGCCGCCTCGATATCGTCGTCAACAACGCGGGCGTCTCCGGCGGCGACGGCGACATCGTCGCGGAGTCGACCGAGGACATCGACCGGACGCTGTCGACGAACCTCCGCGGGCCGATGCTCGTCTGCAAGCACACCGTCCCCCTCCTGCTACAGGACGAGGGCGGGCGCGTCGTCAACGTCTCCTCGGGGATGGGCGCGCTGAACGAGGAGCAGTCGGGCGGGTCGCCGGCCTACCGCGTCTCGAAGTCGGGGCTGAACGGCCTCACGAGGTACCTCGACGGCGAGTACGGCGACGAAGGCCTCATCGTCAACTCCGTCTGTCCCGGGTGGGTCCGCACCGACATGGGCGGCGAGGAGGCCGATCGGTCGGTGGAACGCGGCGCGGAGACGCCCGTGTGGCTCTCCCGCTTCGAGGCCGGGTCGCCGTCGGGCCACTTCTGGCGCGACAAGGAAGTCATCGACTGGTAG
- a CDS encoding diacylglycerol/lipid kinase family protein codes for MTDRILVLNPRSGDGKRSARARAMAEDRGYDVRESGEKGDTLELAREAAREGSSIIAAAGGDGTLNEVVRGVDSEGRLDGTTLGVVPCGTGNDFADNVGVRGVEHAFDVLAEGRRRRLDLGSVRWTAAASADSLSEAPERPFLNSCVCGLTAEASARTTREAKRRLGVLAYVLSTLQRTRTFEGLRLDVRAGPRSDPVWTGEALMLLVGNGRRFPGERMRQANVEDGLLNVVVVRNRPALNYLTEGAADRLLRRGASHLTRLKVSHLEVDAGAPRQFSLDGELVERRHLRVDARPGAMRFAVGEAYDPSPADPNGDI; via the coding sequence GTGACCGACCGAATCCTCGTTCTCAACCCGCGGAGCGGCGACGGGAAACGAAGCGCCCGCGCGCGGGCGATGGCCGAGGACCGCGGCTACGACGTGCGGGAGAGCGGGGAGAAGGGGGATACGCTCGAACTCGCGCGCGAGGCGGCCCGCGAGGGTTCCTCGATTATCGCGGCCGCGGGCGGCGACGGCACGCTGAACGAAGTCGTCCGCGGCGTCGATTCGGAAGGGAGACTCGACGGGACGACGCTCGGCGTCGTCCCCTGCGGGACGGGCAACGACTTCGCGGACAACGTGGGCGTCCGCGGCGTCGAACACGCCTTCGACGTGCTGGCGGAGGGTCGCCGCCGCAGACTGGACCTCGGGAGCGTCCGCTGGACCGCCGCGGCGTCCGCCGACTCGCTGTCCGAGGCGCCCGAGCGCCCGTTCCTCAACTCCTGCGTCTGCGGGCTCACCGCCGAAGCCAGCGCGCGGACGACCCGCGAGGCGAAGCGCCGACTCGGCGTTCTCGCCTACGTGCTCTCGACGCTCCAGCGAACGCGGACGTTCGAGGGGCTCAGACTGGACGTTCGCGCCGGCCCGCGGAGCGACCCCGTCTGGACCGGCGAGGCGCTGATGCTCCTCGTCGGCAACGGCCGTCGCTTCCCGGGCGAGCGGATGCGGCAGGCGAACGTGGAGGACGGCCTCCTGAACGTCGTCGTCGTCCGGAACCGACCGGCGCTGAACTACCTCACCGAGGGGGCGGCCGACCGACTCCTGCGTCGGGGCGCCTCGCACCTCACGCGCCTGAAAGTGAGTCACCTCGAAGTCGACGCCGGCGCCCCGCGGCAGTTCAGCCTCGACGGCGAACTGGTCGAACGGCGGCATCTGCGGGTCGACGCGCGCCCGGGCGCGATGCGGTTCGCCGTCGGCGAGGCGTACGACCCCTCGCCGGCGGACCCGAACGGCGACATTTGA
- a CDS encoding PAS domain-containing sensor histidine kinase produces MSDDGALPDVSPSAGESSDEDYRKLIERAVDAAVVLLAADGDVTTWNASARRLTGYDRTSARGTDLDTVLDADIPAATLLEEADAAGRIEVECVARDADGEAYDAHVAVTSLEPDESAPEMPMSPSVTDEEGYAVVVRDVTDYRSETRSLERRNERLTAFASSVSHDLRNPLSAALAQLDVARARYPGDAHPHLDTAYQSLLRMNDRIDEALTLAREGARGVERAQVPLRETAERAWRVAGPEGGALRFVDPPETVSADEEGLCRLFENLFDNAKTHAGDGVTVEIGGTDEGFYVADDGPGIPPDRRDSVFEYGVTGSADGTGFGLAIVTAIADAHDWRIGVDESGTGGARFDVVFDRAANR; encoded by the coding sequence GTGAGCGACGACGGGGCCCTGCCCGACGTCAGCCCCTCGGCCGGCGAGAGCAGCGACGAGGACTACCGAAAGCTCATCGAACGGGCCGTCGACGCGGCAGTGGTCCTCCTCGCCGCCGACGGCGACGTGACCACGTGGAACGCGAGCGCCCGCCGACTGACGGGGTACGACCGGACGAGCGCCCGCGGAACGGACCTGGACACCGTCCTCGACGCCGACATTCCGGCGGCCACGCTCCTCGAAGAGGCCGACGCGGCGGGTCGGATCGAAGTCGAGTGCGTCGCCCGCGACGCCGACGGCGAGGCGTACGACGCCCACGTCGCGGTCACGTCGCTCGAACCCGACGAGAGCGCCCCCGAGATGCCGATGTCGCCGAGCGTCACCGACGAGGAGGGCTACGCCGTCGTCGTCCGCGACGTGACCGACTACCGCTCGGAGACGCGGTCGCTCGAACGGCGCAACGAGCGGCTGACGGCGTTCGCCAGCAGCGTCTCCCACGACCTCCGAAACCCGCTCAGCGCGGCGCTCGCGCAACTCGACGTCGCTCGCGCGCGCTACCCCGGCGACGCGCACCCCCACCTCGACACCGCCTACCAGTCGCTGCTCCGCATGAACGACCGCATCGACGAGGCGCTGACGCTCGCGCGCGAGGGCGCCCGCGGCGTGGAGCGAGCGCAGGTTCCGCTCCGGGAGACCGCAGAGCGGGCGTGGCGGGTGGCCGGCCCCGAGGGGGGAGCGCTGCGGTTCGTCGACCCGCCGGAGACCGTGTCGGCCGACGAGGAAGGGCTCTGTCGGCTCTTCGAGAACCTCTTCGACAACGCCAAGACGCACGCCGGCGACGGCGTGACGGTCGAAATCGGCGGCACCGACGAGGGGTTCTACGTCGCGGACGACGGCCCCGGAATCCCGCCGGACCGCCGCGATTCGGTGTTCGAGTACGGCGTCACCGGCAGCGCCGACGGCACCGGGTTCGGTCTCGCCATCGTCACGGCCATCGCCGACGCCCACGACTGGCGAATCGGCGTCGACGAGAGCGGGACGGGCGGCGCGCGCTTCGACGTCGTCTTCGACCGCGCGGCGAACCGGTAG
- a CDS encoding AIR synthase family protein: MTDLGKVDREFFDRYVFSNLGADREDVAVGPTHGVDFGLLNLDGTAVAVAADPVSVLPGLGLARAGRFALDFVLADVAVSGLPPSHLAVSFTLPPEFSDDDFAELWTAMHEEAEALGVSIVTGHTARYADCSFPWVGGATALAVGDPADVIRPDGARVGDDLLVTKGPAVEATGLLTTLFPEQFDLSPETLASAQSRVDETDCVRDAMTAAAAGGVHAMHDATECGLFGALNEVADGAGVRLDVDTDAVPFRPSVREVCDYLGIDPWTATTGGTLVLAVDPDATDRVVSALESEGTPVGVVGTVREGSGVVVDGEAVPHPDVDPSWAAYEELARRSEVR, translated from the coding sequence ATGACCGACCTCGGAAAGGTGGACCGGGAGTTCTTCGACCGCTACGTCTTCTCGAACCTCGGCGCCGACCGCGAGGACGTCGCCGTCGGCCCGACTCACGGCGTCGACTTCGGCCTCCTGAACCTCGACGGCACGGCCGTCGCCGTCGCCGCCGACCCCGTCTCCGTCCTGCCGGGTCTCGGCCTCGCCCGCGCCGGCCGGTTCGCGCTCGATTTCGTCCTCGCGGACGTGGCCGTCTCGGGCCTGCCGCCGTCGCACCTCGCCGTCTCCTTTACGCTCCCGCCCGAGTTCTCCGACGACGACTTCGCCGAACTCTGGACCGCGATGCACGAGGAGGCCGAGGCGCTGGGTGTCAGCATCGTCACCGGCCACACCGCCCGCTACGCCGACTGCTCGTTCCCGTGGGTCGGCGGCGCCACCGCTCTCGCCGTCGGCGACCCGGCGGACGTCATCCGCCCCGACGGCGCCCGCGTCGGCGACGACCTGCTGGTCACGAAGGGGCCGGCCGTGGAGGCGACGGGGCTGCTCACGACGCTGTTCCCCGAGCAGTTCGACCTCTCGCCCGAGACGCTCGCGTCGGCGCAGTCGCGGGTGGACGAGACCGACTGCGTCCGCGACGCGATGACCGCCGCGGCCGCCGGCGGCGTCCACGCCATGCACGACGCGACGGAGTGCGGCCTGTTCGGCGCGCTCAACGAAGTCGCCGACGGCGCGGGCGTCCGCCTCGACGTCGATACGGACGCGGTTCCGTTCCGGCCGAGCGTCCGCGAGGTGTGCGACTATCTGGGCATCGACCCGTGGACGGCGACGACGGGGGGGACGCTCGTGCTCGCCGTCGACCCCGACGCGACCGACCGGGTCGTCTCCGCGCTCGAATCCGAGGGGACGCCCGTCGGCGTCGTCGGGACGGTGCGCGAGGGCTCCGGCGTCGTCGTCGACGGCGAGGCGGTTCCGCACCCGGACGTCGACCCCTCGTGGGCGGCGTACGAGGAGTTGGCGCGGCGGAGCGAGGTGCGGTGA
- a CDS encoding desampylase: MTSRTNPPTNRVSLSTDARAAILARARDGASDSVPREVCGVLAGHRADGSRAGRPSDADSGTETDIVERAVPIPNVADDPRTEYELDPATTVETIDALEAEGLDLVGFYHSHPESHPTPSPTDEARAGWPGYVYLLCHPDGRLNAYRWTGEAFEELRVVASE, encoded by the coding sequence GTGACTTCGAGGACGAATCCGCCGACGAACCGAGTCAGCCTCTCAACTGACGCGCGAGCCGCGATTCTCGCCCGCGCCCGAGACGGCGCGTCGGACTCGGTCCCGCGCGAGGTGTGCGGCGTCCTCGCGGGGCACCGGGCCGACGGGTCTCGGGCGGGTAGGCCGAGCGATGCCGATTCCGGCACCGAGACCGATATCGTCGAGCGAGCCGTCCCCATCCCCAACGTCGCCGACGACCCGCGGACCGAGTACGAACTCGACCCGGCGACGACGGTGGAGACCATCGACGCCCTCGAAGCCGAAGGGCTGGACCTCGTCGGCTTCTACCACAGCCATCCGGAGAGCCACCCGACTCCGAGTCCGACCGACGAGGCGCGGGCGGGGTGGCCCGGCTACGTCTACTTACTCTGCCACCCGGACGGCCGCCTGAACGCCTACCGGTGGACCGGCGAGGCGTTCGAGGAACTGCGGGTCGTCGCCTCGGAGTAG